TTGGTTTTCAGAGATAGACTTTCAATGCTTAGCTCAGGCTAACCCTAACTCTGTCTTCACACGCTGGGTTACAGTCGTCCAAACAGCAGCACCAGTCTGCATGAAGCACAGAGTTTCTATTCACATACCTTCCCCCAACCCTTTTGGGTTCCAGGTGATCAAGAAGAACAAGCGAGAGCGGGATGAGGACAGCTTGCATCACACTGACCTGTTTGATAGTCACATGCTGTGGTTCCTTATGCACCACCTGAGACAGAGACGCCATCATCGGGTAAGCTTCAGTTGGAAGTGAGCTCCCAAGGACTGTGCTCCTTCACAGAAAGCTGAACAGTTTCATGGCACACTTCCTTACTGCTTTACAGAGGAATGGAGTGGTCTTGGTTGGGTGTCCCACCCACTGGCCTTTACCCGCATTAGAGGAACTAGTAGAAAGGAGGTGGTGTGTGATTTGCCCTGTCACCATATATGCAGAGGGCTAGCTTACAATTGCAGTggctggagggtggggagagTAGAGAAGAAACAACTGCTCGGGTGACTGTGTTAACTGTCATGTTAAAAGAGGTCTAGGGCAGGTCTCAAACAAACACATTATTATTGAGAATGCAGCCATACTATTTTCTTTGTATTACCTGGGGCTGCCCTCGAGGTGCAGAGACAGCTGAACAGTTCCAACAAAGACCACATGGCCTAAAAGATTTCCTGTCTGGCCTTTTAAGGAAAATCTGAGCCAGGTACAGTAGTAAGCACCATAAGCCTGGCTACCAGGGAGGCTGGGGTAGGATTGGTAGTAACCAGGTCACCCTGAGTTTTTtaatttagggggaaaaaaaaacctgttgacCCCTGACCCAATCTAGATCTAACAGTTTTGTCCTTGATCCAGGGACATTACTAACAAGGATTTCCCATTCTACAGCGCTGGCGAGAACCTGGGGTTGGGGCCACAGATGCGGACTCTGATGAGTCTCCCAGCTCCTCAGACACATCGGACGAGGAGGAGGGCCCTGACCGGGTGCAGTGCATGCCATCCTGAGGCCCCAAACTTGGGAGGGATGGGCCGGGGCTGCTGACCCGCTCCTGCCTGGGCAGCTCTTTTTCAGCCCCAGGCCCTTACATTCAACAGAAATGCACTTTGGactttttgtttaaataaaagaaagctatCTGAGGAGGACAGAGCACGGGAGGTTGAGCCAGCAGAGAACCCCTAGAAGTGAGAGATGAGACCGAGCCCTGAATGAGGTTCCATGGAAGGTGCGAAGGACTCAGAGAAGTGGCCTCTCCCTGAAGCCTTTCGTcaactggcttctttttcttctttttctttaacctcccttgtttCTTTTGGAGGGTGGGGGGTGTAGTACCAACGGGCCAGAGAGAAGGGTGGGAAGGCCACTCTCTTTGGTTTAgggttttcacttttttttcccctttgttttttaagaagtcTGACAGTTGcattgggggtttttgtttgttttttgttttttgtttttgtttttttttttttgggggggtttgcCCTGAGCAAGCACATCCCAGGATCCTGTTTTCTGGGAAATCCTTAGAGCCCCCAGCCATCCCAGcaatccctctctctccctcccacaacACTTAATTCTCTGTCCTTATCACAGTGCTTTGCTCTTTCTTCACCCGTCACCCTCTaaatggggtctgggatggagaCTGTGGAGATGTGGGAGGGTCAAGAggtggaagaacaggaagaagttacctcttggttttgtttttaactgttcaGTGGCAGCAATTTCCCTGTCCCTATCACTGTTAGAGGCCtaattttatatctataaatatattaaaaagcaagTTAAACTTGGATGTATCAAGTTAAAATTATTGTCAGAAGTTGAAATACCTATATATTCTCTATGAACACAATGCAATAAAGGGGCTGGAAGACGAATGAGCGAGAGTGATGCTGTAGAGGTGGGGTGGGCCAGCCAATTGACCATCATGGTTGCTGGCAGAGCCTAGGGCTTCCCTGGAGCTTTTACAACGCTTAAGGATGGGAGGATATTCAGCTGTGCCCTTCTCGGCCTCAGCGCCGagctttagaaaaacaaattcaacTTTGCCTCAGGTCTCCTAATTTTTTGAAGTCTTGTGGAGGCTCCCAAGATTGCTCCTCTCATTAGAGGCTGGCCGGTCCTTAAAACATGACTGAAGCGTGACTTCAGGAAGGGGCATCACTGCTACAGACTGTCTCCTGGTTCTGTAGATGACAGAAAGCACACTCGCCCTCCCTTTAGCTGCTTGATTCTTTAAGCATTCAACTCCACACCAGCTCCCTTCCTAAtggaaggatgaagggagaaCTTCCAGGAATCAAGGGACAAGCCAGTAACTGAAGGATTTATTCTGGTGACTGGGGCTTAGACACCTGTCTTCAGCACTGGCCACTGAGTATGAAAGTCCCTGTGGAACTCTTACCCTAAATGCTTGCGCTTCTCTTCCTATACCCATGGTGTTCACAAGATCCAGTCAGGAATCCTGCATCATGGGATGGCTGGATTTGACCTCACTGGgccaggaggaagggggagagtgGAGGGTGATGCCCTACACACTTTCCTCCTGACCCCATCCAGCAGCACAGACCAGACGCCAGCTGCTGGTCCTCCTTCGTGAGAGGGGAGTGTGTGGTAACTGAGTAGTCTTATGTCCTCACTGCTAGAGGGATGATGAGGTGGGCTTAAAACCATGCACTCTGgaatttgttgtatttttttctcagtaaagCTTTTCCCCTGACTGCTGCTTTGTGTGGTATGTGGTCCATTTATTTGTGATATAGTGCTTTCGTTCCTTCGGTGTACATGCGTGATTTTGCTCATGCTTTAAAGCCTGGGATGGCCCCTTTTCCAGTGCTTGAGCTATAAAAGAATGCTGTACGTGCAATAGGTCTGTTGATATCAGTGGTACAGAGAGATGGGGCCACATTATTTGGGGGTGTTTTCTAGTTCCTTATTCTATACTGCAGTGAGTGATAATGGGGGAAACATGGCTGCACATCCCCTCCCAGTCATTCAGAGCTTCCCAAACTCTCAGGGACCCACAGAGATTCTTGAATCAGTCAGATTCAGTACAGTCAGTCACCTTTATTCCAGGGTTAGAACAAGGCCGTGCACGCTGCAGACAGAGGAACACAGGCTAGGGGCAACCTCACAGCAGCACGAGGGTAGCAGGGTAGGTGAGTGTATTAGGGCAGGTTAGTGTGTTTAAGGTTtgtgttttttgccttacagagaaACTGCTGAGaagcaccctctctctctctcctgtgtcttcatAAGGAAAGCCTCCGTCTTAACTCCTGTTCTCATGTAACACCCCAGATGGAAGGATGTTGCCCATAGTTCCTTTCTCCCAGTTGTACAAGGATTTCTTGTCTCAAAGGAGATGCCAGGCAGGACTAGGGAGACTTAGGAAGGACCTTTAAGGCAAAACTGGAGtcttagaggtgtgtgtgttAAGGCAGGTGTCTGCAGCAGTGGCCAGAGGAGATGGGCAAACTGGGCTCAGCTAGGAAGTGAGGGTGCTCTAGCCAGTCTGGCTTCAAGAGCCCTCTTCTGACAGCTGGTCCTCCCTTCCCTGTGAAGTTTTGCTCCCACATCCTAAAAGCTCCTACCTTCAACTTTCTCTAAATTGTCTCTTAGCTCAAATGTAAATGCAATGTTTGTTGTGATTGgttgaaatgttttctgtttctactaCGTAGCAATTTGGCTCTGCCACTCCCTTTACTGTGGCATTCCCCCCCAACTCCCGCTCTGGCCTAGACAATAAGTTAATGCTAAAAACCACAAAAAAGGGCAGACATGGCAGTGCGggtttaatatacatatatgtagaatatatatgtacacacagttAGCACGGTCAAGATGGGGAAGGGCATCTTGGGACAGGGAGGAGGCTGGGTTCACTCACTGTACTCTAGTGGCTTGGCTGTGTGGCATTCACAAACCCAAATGAGAAAGGTGACCAGTCCCTTCCTGGATTGAATGGGGTGGTAGTCAGTGCAAAGGAAACACTGTCGTTAACTTATCTCTTGCTTGGAGAATTCCGAACTGGAAAGTGGAAAGGTTGCCTACAATACCCATATTGGGACTCTGCAGGTCGCGGTTAAAACCTAAGGGATCTCATTCCCCAATTCCTAGGCTCCGGGTCAGTATATCCAACAGTCTATCTAGAAACTGAGGAGCGAGAGTGGGCCTTTCTCTGCCTGCATCCCTGGCTCAGGCTCAGCAGTGCATGGTCCCAGCATAGTCTCTCCAGAGCAGAAGTTGGGGGACATCAGAAGCCGGCTTCTCCACTGGGGTTTGATCTTTGGGACCAGGAAAGGAGCTAGTGGTCTTCTCATTAGGATCTCTGCTCATCCACATCCCAGGCCCGTAGCAAGGGCACAAAGGAGGGCCCGCTGGCACTCAGGAGCCCCTCCAGGTGGAGGTGGGGTAGCCTCTTGACCTTCCTTCCCCACTGGTTTCCTTTAGATCTAACTATCTCCGCCATACCTCATCCTCACCATAGCTCCTCAGTGTGGGGAAACGCAGGCCCTTTCTGCTTCCGTACTTTAAAGATGTggggaagagtggaggagaggggaggaggaggagtgtgccAGTTTCTGTTTACATAGAAAAAGCGTCCACCTCCCCTTACAGTGGGGGCAGCTAAGCCCCCCTCCCTTGACTCCAATCCCCTCATGAGGAGGAGGAACTAGAtgagctagacagacagacagccagagcgtgcgcacacgcacacacacgcgcatagTAAGGGTTAGGACCAAGTTAGTAAGTGGGTACGGAGCAGGGTGTTGCCCTAGCCCCTCCCattgaggatggggaagggagtggTCTGATGAAGATCcaaccttcctcctcttcctcccccttgctCAGGCCTTCTTTGGTGGGGGAGCCAATTTGATGATTTCTTCCTCAGAGGGCTGCCGGATAATGTCTAAAAAAACAAAGAGGGGGTGTGCCCAGGGATGGAAGTTGCCAGGCAGGCCCATTGAGTATCAACCTCCACTCCCCAAATTCAAACACCCTTCCACTCTAAAAATTCAGTCAGACAGAAAAGGCAGAGGTACAGCTGTGCCAATGGTATGGCCTCTTACCTTTGTACTTCTTGGCGCTGGGGATACGGGTTAGCTTGGTGTCCAGCTCATCCTCCTCAGAGATCTTCAGCACACGGGTTCTGTAGTCAACCACCATCGTGAGTAGGTCAGGACGGCGGGAGATCTCAAAGATGTGCTCAATGTAGGAGAGGTTATCTGGAGAAAGGCAGCTTTCATCAGAgttaggctttcttttttttttttttttttcccggagctggggaccgaacccagggccttgcgcttgctaggcaagcgctccaccgctgagctaaatccccaacccccagagttaGGCTTTCGAAGTCAGCGCCTACCCTGTCAAACTGGTACTCTTGGACCATGTCTGAGTTGCTGACTTTGGCTTTTGGAGGGGACAACAGTGAAAGAATGGGCTACCAAGCCAGGAAAAGTTTGAGGCAGCCAAACAGCTTGGAGGATTACTCCTTAGAGGACAGGCCGTTAGCCAATGAGATTTTCTAGGGTGTAAATGGGAAATTCAGACTCTGGGCTAGATATCAAGACCATCCTGGGGGAAGGGACAACAGAAAGGCTGCCTTCAAAATTAACCCACATCCACCctgtccctttcccactttccttccAAATGAGTATCAGGGAGAAATCCCAGACACCACCTGGAACAGGGAGGTGAGATTTATAGCCAGTCAAAGAGACACTCCAAGCCTAGTAAGGAAAGTTACTTAATTGAGATAAAGCACAGACACCACCAGGCTGGCTTAAGATTGCCATCAGATCATGTGGCTCCTGTCCTGATTGTTGCAATAGTCTGAATTGTAATAGGTCCTCCTTCAGCTTTCCGCCCTACTGTCGGACTCTAGCCAGACTAGTTCACACGAAGGACTCTAGGGTGACTTCACTTTCACACACCTGTAACTCAGCTGCCTCTAATCAGACCCAATATTTTTAGCACAGCTAATGTGGACTGTGTTCTTTTGCTTAAGAGGCTCTGGGTTCTACCTTAGACATCCCATTTGCCTTTGGGGTCAGCctattagcagcagcagcagcagcagcagcagcagcagcagcagcttgagcCCTGGGCCCTCTTGCTAAGCATACATGGCGAGTACTTTTCCCTGCTATCCTGCCGGCACTTGCTTACAGACCAGTTGACCCCACAAGCCCCAGCTGCATGTATTGCTCTAATCCAGTGTCTGTCTCCCACCTCTAAAAGTAGGTAAGAAATCGTTAGAACAGTGGCTTTACCAcctttaaattctgttttcatgTGCTGTTGTGCTTGTAATGATAGCACAGGGGCACTGAAAAGTGCTTTGCCCTGATAAGGCCCATGAAAGAAACCTGTCTGACGACGACTGTCCTAGGGCCCTGCACGCTCTCAGAGCAGATCACTGCACCCGGCCTGGTCCTAGGGTTTCCCTTTGTATTCGCTCCTATTTGCCGAATGAGCAGAGCCCCTCCACAACCTTTGTCCAGCTTGTTGTGGCTCTCCAGGAAGCTAAACCAGGCACTGCCTGTAGTGATCTCTTCACTCTTCTCACTGGGGATGTCCTCCTTGCAGGCTGACTTGAGCTGTTCCAGGTCTTCAAGGGTGATGTTGTTGGTCAGGTCCTGAAGGAGAGTCCCGTACTCTGCCATGACTGGAGGGGAGGACAACAGAAGGGAGTGAGCAGCCTGAGCTTTCTGTGGGGTCTGTCACTTACTTCAAGTACTTACCAgggactccccccacccccagcaacatgcacacttgcacatacacttTGTCCTGCCAGGGGGCCTCACAGAGAGAGAtttaggagagggagaaaaggaaagcccTGCGTAGCAGGAAGAAACTTTGGAAAAGTAGGAGCCAGCATGAAGCCTAGAGTGATaagtcacacacaccccaccccatacacaatctttttcttctttttccctcccttaaCAGTAACCCTGGCAACAGCTCCCCTGACTGAGGAGGCGGTTACCATGGCAACATTCTCCAGACTTTCTTGCAGTCTCCCAAGTACCCCCTCCCCAATAGCTCCACCTACCTACAACTCCTCCCCCTGTCACAGGCTTGCCTGGCAGTGAGACACTAAAAAGGAGCTGGAAGGATTGGTTCAAGCCCATGTGTCCCACCATTCTTCCCCAGAAGCAAAGGGGTCCCTTATCACATCCTCCCACCACTCCACAGATGACCTTGGATGTGCGCCTGGTTACTCGGCCTGATAGCTGGATGGCCCCTCCATGCCTGCTTCTGCATTAGATTATTGGGTCTTAGGGTAGCAGGGAGCAGTGGGCCACCCCCCTTTGTGAAACTCATTTTCTCCCTTGATAGTTTACTGGGCCCCAACTCGGCCTCCTCTACTAGCCTTTGTGCTGTGCCTGCAGCCCCCGCGCCCAAGAATACCAAGCGGCTGGCTCTGGCCCCCTGCCCAGTTCCCAGGCAGGCTGGGTGATAGGGGGAGGGGAGTTTAGATGTAGCTTTCAGAGTATGGCAGCAAGGGGGCTTGCTAACCGTTTATCAACATCCTTCGATACTACCTTGAGTCTGGCCTCCCATAGGCAAGGCTAGATCTGACCTAGGCCTTTGTACCATGTCTTTCATGATCCTTAGGTGAGAAAGGAAACACCCAAGGACACTCTTTGCTGAGATAGGAActatggcaaaaataaaaaggtcagacctagggctggagagatggctcagaggttagcactagcttctcttccagaggacctgggttcaattcctagcatccacatggcactTTACACTTGGCAGTTCCAGGGGACTTGAcgccttcacacagacatatatgtgcaggcaaaacaccgatgttttttgttttttgttttttgttttttttttaaaaaaaacccttggaCCATGGATTTGATAAAATGTAAAACTCCAGTGGTAAGCTAAAATCAGAGATCTGAGCATAGTAACTTAGCGtctaattccagtactcaggtgtctgaggcaggaagattgctgcacgtttaaggtcagcctggactacacagcaaaaTCTTGTTTCATATAAGGACCTGTTTTCTGCAACGAGTCCACTTTTTTATAGTCAGAAAATTAAAGCACTGAAACAGTAAACTATATCATAAACATTCTGTGGCTAGACAGAAAGGTGGGCAAGAAACCGAATGACCTTAAACCTGACCGCTGCTGCCCATGCACCACCCAACTCTGAGCTGAAGCTGGCAGATCAAAGGGGCCAGCTTGACAAACCTGTTCTCCTCCATTCTAGCCTCTGTTGTAGGGGAACTGAGGCAAAGCCATGAAGATTGCATAGTAAGCATGGACCCAGAAGTCCTTCTTCCCAACCCCCTACTTTGACCAGAATAAACAAACCACCCTTGTTGGCAGGCACCGtgacaaacacaaacaataagccAGACAGCAGGGCTAGCACGACCCCCAGAAGAATCGGCAGGGAACATTTTGACTTGCACACCCaggtgccaccagacagaagggCCCAGCAGTGGTCCTGCCAGGCAGGGCCAGGGACAATGCTCTCTGACTGTCAGCACCAGGAACCATCTCTGCCTGGAAATCTAGGTCACAGCAGCTCTGGAGCCCAGCCCCGCCTCCACTGATAATCCTAGGGCAGAAAaggggatgtgggggaggggctggaaaaGTAGCAAAGGATGGAGACAAGAAGACCCTGCCCCAAATGAAGCACTAGGACCAAACCCTCTTTGGAAAGGGGGTCACACTGCCTTGATTTCACAGGGAAGGAGAGTTTGTAAATATGAGAGCTGCTGTGGGAGGAAAGTGTGGAGTGCTGTGAGTGACTCTCTTGGGAGGAGTTAAAGATTTAGGGCTCTGGATCTAAAACACAGATCTACTGGGGTGGTAGGCGGGAAGGGATTaatgtgtgtaacacacacacccacaaaggtTGGGGGCAGTAGGTAGGAGCGTTCCCAGAGTAAAACATACAAAAAGGCCCTATGGGGACTGTGGGCAGAAATGTACAAGGTGGGCTACGGAGAGATGGTGTGCACACCCGTGGATGTACACACCCGGGTGCGCGCACTTGAATGTCACTGGGTgagaacagccatgtggaagatGCCGTAGGTGTGTTTGGATGTTCTGGTAATGGAGATCAGTGCAGCACTAGCCTCGAGCTTATGTGAGTTGTATGTTTGTATTTGAACCAGTTGAGAGTAGTCAAGAACATTTACATAGACTCACATCCAGAGGGGAACCTACACTGTGACAGAAGAGAGTTGGCCTTGGGAAGGCTGcacatgaggtgtgtgtgtgtgtgtgtgtgtgtgtgtgtgtgtgtgtgtgtgtgtgtgtgtgtgtgtgtgtgtgtgtgtgtgtgtgtgtggggggactaAGCACGGAGTCCACAAGGCTGAAGGCTCCACTCAGCTGTTACCATAGCAACCTCAGTTCAGGGTGCCCCACCCCCCAGTCATCGGAACAATGACACTGCCATGGGAAGTGCGAGGAGTGTTAGGGGCCAGAAAGGATAGGAATGGGGGCTCTTCGGGAGCAGTGAAGGAATCGAAGCTACTGTCTGCCCATGGGCAGCTGTGGAAGAGGCACGGGCAGAGGAGTTAGGGAGCATGTTTTAGGGTGCAGAATCTCCTGTACGTGACTTTGAGGTTTTACTAATCAGCTGCTGTCATCCCTGGCTGGTCAGGGTCAGTCTGGTTATGGTGGGGCTCACGATACCATACAGAGACTTAGGATCTGTAAGGGCCTAAGGAAAAGTCTGCCCTCCTGGCTCTGAAAAATGCCCATCTCTGGAGCACTGGGCTGAGGCCATTCTTGGGACAGGATaccagggcaggaactgagaACCGGAGCTCAGGCTGCCAGGAAGTTAGTTCCTTCCCATCTCATTCTGCGTTCTGTTCACTGCTTCCTCACACCTACCTCTCGCAAGCTGCCTGGAGGCATAGCCAGAGTGCCGGAGAAGGGGCCTGTGAGGCAGATGCGAGCCCTGAGTGCGAGCCCTGGGTGCGCTCAGAGCAGCCTAACACAGATAACCACCTGTGGTGGAGGTGGCAGCACCAGAAGAATTCCTGAGCATTTTGACACTAATGGTAGTGTCAAATGCTAGTagattatccccttttccagagCATTCGGTTCCAGAtaggaaatgggaaaaggaagcCTGAGGAGTAAATGTTACCCCTTCCTCCACATCTGCACAGCTGCCAAAGGCTGAGGGGGAGGAGCCATGCTACTGCAGCCGCAGACACTAGAAGGTCGATTCCTAGGCCCTCACTCCAGTCAGCCAGCCTCGTCTGAAGTTGGGAACTGGAGGAAGTAATCAACGGAAACAGGTGGGAAGGGCGTGAGCAAGGCCGCAGCTATTGTGATTTCAGTGCTACCTGGGCCTCAAGTCCCGAGAGCCAGCGAGTGTTTCTTTCAGTATCTTAACTGGCTTCTTCCCCCAGCCTTTTAATCTAGCTTTGGGTATCTCAGCAGacactcttctttcttcctgtaacAAAGACGAAGGTTTTTACGGTCCCAAGGTCAGCCCGGGAGTAGGGCTCCAAAATGTACATCTAAAATGAAGAACAGGTTGCCCCTGGGAAGGGAAAGGTCATGCCCAAGATGGAGGCAGCCAGAGATAGCTGGCATAGGATTAGGCAGGGCAGAGCAGGCTTCGTGGTTGTGAGCAGGGATGGGCCCTGTGTGACTCTCCCCAGACTAGCTAGCCGTTCACGTCTTTCCCAGCTTTTCCTTTCCTCGTCTAGTTCCTCTCTCCCCAGTCGtttttagtttttctatctcAGCTACccttctggggtgtgtgtgtcttttttttgtaattttgtctcccacccccctcccaccttggaggacccagcccagggccttgggcttgacaggcaggcactctaccattgagctaaattcccaacccccttttattcttttaatgggCATTCAGACCTTCCAGTTCTTCTATTCATTCACCCCATTTGGGGGTAGCCATGGATACATTTGAACTTCCTAAGGCCCAGTGTCCCCACCTAAATACCCAGAGCTACCATAGGGAAGGGATGAGCCTCAgaactgaaaaagagaaaggttGGTTGTGAGGAACTGAATGTGTATGCTGGGTGGCTACGGATCAGCTCACGGAGATGGCCATCATGACATTGTACATGAAGATATGTGTGTGAGGAACAGTGTGGCTCTGTGCCCTTCTGTATGACAGTGTATGGACACCTGCCGAGCACAGGTGTCACACAAGTAGCAGGCAGCCAGGGATGCTGGCAGCTTAAGGCGTGCTGGCAGTTTCCCCTCTAGAGTGTTTAACCACAAAGGGAAGGGCAATTAACACTAATCGCTCCTACAGCCCAGGGGCCAGACACATAACCTAGAGAAGCAATGTCCAGCCCGGGGGCCAGACACATAACCTAGAGAAGCAAGACTCCGATCTTCACAGGTTCCTCCTAACTCCCTGCCTTCACCCTCCCTAACTTGTGATTCTCTTTAGCCTCCTCTCCAGCAATCTTCCTGTTGCCCTGGccacctctttccttttctctgtggttctctggccagatctctctgtcttctcacacattcctctcattctcttctccctctgactTGGGTTCCATCCTTGGCTGACTCATTCTTTTCACCCTCTCCCTGGCTTCTACTCCTCCTCCATCCTTTGGCCCTATTGATGTCCAGAATCTAGCCACTCCCAGGTACCCTACACTCTAAACTTTCAGTCAGCAACAAAGGTTACAAGAAGCCCCTCACCCAGGTGAGAGCACGGGCTCACCAGTCCTTGAGGTATTGCCCACTAAAACTACAAAATCTAGGTGTGTTTGTGGACAGTGGCCCTTTCCACCCACTACTGAACATCCATTCCTGTTAAGACTGATGTCTTAGAGGTGGTGCTGGTCAAGGAGACTCCACATGGGAGGTAACAAACGggctgtggtgggtgggtggatgcatAGTGCAGGGATGTTGTGATTTGGTTTGTATGAGAGGATGTGTGTAAGTCACAtgggtgtgtgtcactgtgtggttggctgtctttttttcttaaaggtgTGTTTGTGCCCCTGTCGGTTTTGACAcggattattttaaaaattaactaggGTCTTTATATTGGCTACATCATGCCTACATCATGCCCCCCAGCTCCTTTCCTACAGGCAAGCTTCCACCAATCCCACTTTCCTCCGACGCAGTAAGCTGGGCGTGAGAGTACCCGAACCAGTTGCCCGCTGCCGGAGGAACTGAGGCAGGGCTGAGTTGAGCCTGGACGCCTGCAGAGGCGAGTCCGAAGCTAAAGCGAGGAGGGAGGGGCGGGAGCTGGCCTGGCTTGGCCGGCTGGGCGGGAAGCAGGCTACATCCTAATCCTCAGGCCCCATCGGACTCCCAAACTGCTGTTCAGCACGGAATGGGCGGATGAAGCCACGCTGCCTGTAGCACACCCCAGTCTCTGGAATCATCGACAGAGACGGACCCCACGGGGCCTGACACCGTGGACCTGTCTGAATTCTCAAGCTCCCCTATTTGTCCCCTGCGTCCGGGATCGTGACCCTCCAAACCCAGACCCCCAAACTACCTCCTCCCCACGACacgtctcccctctccccctctcaccGCCTCCGGAGCTGAGAGCTC
This is a stretch of genomic DNA from Rattus rattus isolate New Zealand chromosome 10, Rrattus_CSIRO_v1, whole genome shotgun sequence. It encodes these proteins:
- the Pea15 gene encoding astrocytic phosphoprotein PEA-15, which gives rise to MAEYGTLLQDLTNNITLEDLEQLKSACKEDIPSEKSEEITTGSAWFSFLESHNKLDKDNLSYIEHIFEISRRPDLLTMVVDYRTRVLKISEEDELDTKLTRIPSAKKYKDIIRQPSEEEIIKLAPPPKKA